The sequence AACTTTTTGACCCTTTCACAAAACAGATGCTGGTTGGAAAACAATATATCGGTTCTGAAAAAGATTATCGTTCCATCGCTCACCGTTTTTCTGACGAAGTTATGCTCGCGCTGACCGGCATCAAGGGACCGTTCAACAGTAAAATCACTTATACCGCTATTTCCGGCAAAGGGAGAAAACAGATTTTTGTGATGGATTATGATGGCGAAAATAATATTCAAATCACGAACAATAAAACTCTGAACCTCGGTTCCAAATTTTCTCCGGATGGTTCCAAAGTTGCCTTTACTTCTTATGCCTCCGGCACACCGGAAATTTATATTGCCAATGCCTCCGGTGGGGGCGTCAAACAATTAACGAAAAATAAAGCAACAAATCTTACTCCCTCTTTCACTCCAGATGGCGGAAGCATTATTTTTTCCAGTTCCGTAAATGGGGATCCCGATATTTATCTGATGAACCTCTCCGGAAGAATTACCAAACAGATTACCAACGCATCCGGTGTTGATATTTCTCCCGTTTACTCCGCGGATGGCGGACGCATTTTGCTTGCATCCGAAAGAGCCGGAAAACTTCATCTCTTTATTCTTGATGGCGGTGGCGGTGAAAATCAGCGTCTCACTTTTGTGGGACAATTTAACGACACACCCGCGTGGTCTCCCGATGGCTTAAAAATAATTTTTTGCGGCAGAGACAGCGGCGCCTTTGATATTTTCACGATGAACTCCGACGGCAGTCTGATTCAGCGCCTAACCGCGGGTGAAGGAAACAACGAGCATCCAAGCTGGTCGCCCGACAGCCGCTACATTACTTTTTCCTCCACACGAGGCGGCGAGGCAATTTACGTCATGCGTTTTGACGGCGCTAATCCCATGCGCGTTTCCAAGGGGAATGGTTCGCTCCCATGGTGGGGACCCTCTTTAAAATAAAAAATCAAAATGCAAAAATCAAAAATTGCGGCGATTGATATTGGCACCCATTCCGTCCTTTTGCTGATTGTCGAGAAAAAACAAAACGGCGAAATAAAAGTTTTGGCGGACGAGGCGGCACTGACCCGCATTGGAGAAGGCATGGGTTCCTCCAATCTTTTTCTCCCCGCCGCCATGGAGCGCACACTCAATGTTTTAAAAAAATATAAAAAAATTTGCGACGATCAC comes from Deltaproteobacteria bacterium and encodes:
- the tolB gene encoding Tol-Pal system beta propeller repeat protein TolB; translation: MKRILFFLFVALASTTVQARIYVPIDQPSDKKLPIAITDLIKISGKGDKKLQREISGVIQHDLEISSYFQFIPPAAFLESKDSTAITAETINFDLWTAIEAQALIKGGVEKRGGSVTVQLKLFDPFTKQMLVGKQYIGSEKDYRSIAHRFSDEVMLALTGIKGPFNSKITYTAISGKGRKQIFVMDYDGENNIQITNNKTLNLGSKFSPDGSKVAFTSYASGTPEIYIANASGGGVKQLTKNKATNLTPSFTPDGGSIIFSSSVNGDPDIYLMNLSGRITKQITNASGVDISPVYSADGGRILLASERAGKLHLFILDGGGGENQRLTFVGQFNDTPAWSPDGLKIIFCGRDSGAFDIFTMNSDGSLIQRLTAGEGNNEHPSWSPDSRYITFSSTRGGEAIYVMRFDGANPMRVSKGNGSLPWWGPSLK